A section of the Streptomyces sp. NBC_01363 genome encodes:
- the fabD gene encoding ACP S-malonyltransferase has product MFTGQGSQKKGMGVEVFGHYPGLVQFTSDALGYDIVSLCTEAPDSLLARTEYTQPALYVVNALHMFERVHQEDRPADFYLGHSLGEYNALLAAGVFDFETGLRLVARRGKLMAAASDGGMTAVMDTSAEQLRKIFSEDGVDGVDIAGFNTGSQLTIAATAPVLTAAHASLQQRGIRFVPLRVSAPFHSRYMEPARVQFAAFLEQFRFDEPTTPVISNVTARPYEPGQVAHMLTEQLVAPVRWTDSVRALLDGDEGLEFTEIGGFTLTQMVHKIKAGV; this is encoded by the coding sequence ATGTTCACGGGGCAGGGAAGTCAGAAGAAAGGAATGGGGGTCGAGGTCTTCGGGCATTATCCGGGGCTTGTGCAGTTCACTTCGGATGCGCTGGGATACGACATCGTTTCTCTGTGCACGGAAGCCCCGGATTCCTTGCTGGCCCGCACGGAGTACACGCAGCCGGCCCTGTACGTCGTCAACGCGCTGCACATGTTCGAGCGGGTACACCAGGAGGACCGGCCGGCGGATTTCTATCTGGGGCACAGTCTGGGCGAGTACAACGCCCTGCTCGCGGCCGGTGTCTTCGACTTCGAAACGGGACTGCGACTGGTCGCCAGGCGCGGGAAACTGATGGCGGCGGCTTCCGACGGCGGCATGACCGCGGTGATGGATACGTCGGCGGAACAGTTGCGGAAAATCTTCTCCGAGGACGGCGTCGACGGCGTCGACATCGCCGGCTTCAACACCGGATCGCAGTTGACCATCGCGGCCACTGCGCCCGTACTGACCGCGGCGCACGCCTCCTTGCAGCAACGGGGCATCCGCTTCGTGCCGCTCAGGGTGAGCGCGCCCTTCCACTCCCGGTACATGGAGCCGGCCCGCGTGCAATTCGCCGCATTCCTCGAACAGTTCAGATTTGACGAACCCACCACACCGGTCATCTCCAATGTCACGGCCCGGCCCTACGAGCCGGGACAGGTGGCACACATGCTCACCGAGCAGTTGGTGGCCCCGGTGCGCTGGACCGACAGTGTCCGCGCGCTCCTCGACGGCGATGAGGGGCTCGAATTCACCGAAATCGGGGGCTTCACCCTTACGCAGATGGTGCACAAAATCAAGGCTGGAGTATGA
- a CDS encoding acyl carrier protein: MPTTEKIRQYLEERFLFEFDDVITPDTDLFKAGVIDSFGYVRMMSFLESEFSVKISAEDILENVFVTLTTIDAFIQKKISSK; encoded by the coding sequence ATGCCGACGACGGAAAAGATCCGGCAGTACCTAGAGGAACGCTTCCTCTTCGAGTTCGACGACGTGATCACACCGGACACCGACCTGTTCAAGGCAGGTGTCATCGATTCGTTCGGATACGTCAGGATGATGAGTTTTCTGGAATCCGAGTTCTCGGTCAAGATCAGCGCGGAGGACATACTCGAAAACGTCTTCGTAACGCTCACCACGATCGACGCATTCATACAGAAGAAGATCTCCTCGAAGTAG
- a CDS encoding LysR family transcriptional regulator has product MTDHLGFSLTQLRYFVVSAELGNISEAAEKLCASQSTVSAAVIRLERHLGVQLLLRHHARGVSLTPSGRHLLREARALLGHARGFKARGDALAGETVGQLDVGFFFTIAPFLLPLTYRMARERHPALQLNVHEESADHLLGLLQDGRCELAVTYDFLSGDSRFHPLVDLPVYALLADDDPLSRANSVGLDELAARPLIALNTPATLRHFDKLLANAGVRMPQVITTTSLETMRGLVAAGSGFALMYQRAASGATFDGGSVRAVEIADVLPPSSLGVAMMPDLVMSSRGRAFFDMLRSAISIRHAVHSTA; this is encoded by the coding sequence GTGACCGATCACTTGGGCTTCAGTCTTACGCAGTTGCGATATTTTGTGGTGTCCGCCGAACTGGGCAACATTTCAGAGGCGGCAGAGAAGCTGTGCGCCTCGCAGTCAACAGTTTCGGCGGCCGTTATACGGCTGGAGCGCCATCTTGGCGTGCAGTTGCTTCTCCGTCATCATGCACGTGGCGTCTCCCTCACACCCAGCGGCCGGCACTTGCTCCGAGAGGCTCGTGCATTGCTGGGGCACGCCAGGGGATTCAAGGCACGGGGCGACGCCCTGGCGGGCGAAACCGTCGGACAGCTCGACGTCGGATTCTTCTTTACGATCGCCCCGTTTCTCCTGCCTTTAACCTACCGGATGGCCAGAGAACGACATCCGGCGCTACAACTGAACGTCCACGAGGAATCTGCTGATCACCTTTTGGGCCTACTGCAGGACGGCCGCTGCGAATTAGCCGTGACATACGATTTCCTGTCGGGCGATTCCAGGTTTCACCCGCTGGTCGACTTGCCCGTCTACGCCCTCCTGGCAGACGATGACCCGCTGAGCAGGGCCAACTCGGTAGGTCTGGACGAACTGGCCGCTCGACCGCTCATCGCCTTGAACACCCCGGCCACTCTCCGCCATTTCGACAAATTGCTCGCCAACGCCGGCGTCCGCATGCCGCAGGTGATCACGACGACGAGCCTGGAGACCATGCGCGGCCTCGTGGCTGCTGGTTCCGGGTTCGCGTTGATGTACCAACGCGCTGCCAGCGGGGCAACTTTCGACGGAGGGAGCGTTCGAGCAGTCGAGATCGCCGACGTCCTGCCCCCTTCGTCCCTCGGCGTCGCCATGATGCCCGATCTGGTCATGAGCAGCCGCGGTAGAGCCTTCTTTGACATGCTTCGATCGGCGATCTCGATAAGGCATGCCGTGCACTCGACCGCCTGA
- the asnB gene encoding asparagine synthase (glutamine-hydrolyzing), with translation MCGLAGFLSTSLHSGATTEVITSMLSNICHRGPDEAGYYLDDGIAMGAVRLAIVDLADGSQPMSDPSQRYWICFNGELYNHIELRTELEALGRPFRTDHSDTEVVLQAWIQWGTDCFSRFNGAFAVAIRDAVSGDLVLARDRYGKRPLFYADHGGGFLFASEMKAFRAFPGFRFAFDPRELATIYATWTPLPDRTPYQGIRQLPMGSVLTLGAGRRSLRPYEDLSFDVPGFDGSEAEAIELIRETLHTSVEMRLRSDVEVGVYLSGGLDSSVVTRLATQLSPHQVRTFSVAFQDKTFDESDSQRLVAEHLGTLHSSVAITGTDITDNFQSAVYHAEVPTFRTSFVPMFLLSRHVRDAGIKTILSGEGSDEAFLGYSLFRETLLRRRWNELPDDERRTRLAGLHPELTHFGPAHQAHLLGLYQQFSVERLPGLFSHEMRYQNGLFAARLLTDGREPFGDLLALVAGTPGYAQMPAVHKAQWLEYKTLLAGFLLSTQGERAALAHGVENRCPFLDPAVVRAAASVNLRYDDGQVEKALLKKAFRAELPEWTTRRPKQPYRAPGSTTFKENRPDYLELLLSDHELAELGFVDQRFARRLVNKVMASPVEEISTKEDHAFLYLLTTAVLHRQFVRGDGSRPGRPSTAALNLRVTVDNRRAVQQAEETR, from the coding sequence ATGTGCGGGCTGGCCGGCTTCCTTTCGACTTCGCTGCACTCCGGTGCCACCACCGAGGTCATCACCTCGATGCTGTCGAACATCTGTCACCGCGGGCCGGACGAGGCCGGCTACTACCTGGATGACGGCATCGCCATGGGGGCGGTGCGGCTGGCGATCGTGGACCTCGCGGACGGCTCGCAGCCCATGTCCGACCCGTCACAGCGCTACTGGATCTGTTTCAACGGTGAGCTCTACAACCACATCGAGCTCCGCACGGAACTGGAAGCCCTCGGCCGCCCGTTCCGGACTGACCACTCCGACACCGAAGTGGTGCTCCAGGCGTGGATCCAGTGGGGAACGGACTGCTTCAGCCGGTTCAACGGAGCCTTCGCGGTCGCCATCAGGGACGCGGTCAGCGGCGACCTCGTACTGGCCCGCGACCGTTACGGCAAACGCCCGCTGTTCTACGCCGACCACGGCGGCGGCTTCCTGTTCGCGTCCGAGATGAAGGCGTTCCGTGCCTTCCCCGGGTTCCGTTTCGCCTTCGATCCGAGGGAACTGGCCACGATCTACGCCACGTGGACGCCGCTGCCCGACCGCACGCCGTACCAGGGAATCCGCCAGCTCCCGATGGGCTCCGTGCTGACGCTCGGCGCGGGTCGCCGCTCGCTGCGCCCTTACGAGGACCTCTCCTTCGACGTGCCCGGCTTCGACGGGTCCGAGGCCGAGGCGATCGAGCTCATCAGGGAGACCCTGCACACCAGCGTGGAGATGCGCCTGCGCTCCGACGTCGAGGTCGGCGTCTACCTCAGCGGCGGCCTGGACTCCTCGGTGGTGACGCGACTGGCCACCCAGCTCTCCCCGCACCAGGTCCGCACGTTCTCCGTGGCGTTCCAGGACAAGACCTTCGACGAGTCCGACAGCCAGCGCCTGGTCGCCGAGCATCTGGGCACCCTGCACTCCAGCGTCGCGATCACCGGCACGGACATCACCGACAACTTCCAGTCCGCCGTGTACCACGCCGAGGTACCCACCTTTCGTACCTCGTTCGTACCGATGTTCCTGTTGTCCCGGCACGTCCGCGACGCCGGCATCAAGACGATCCTCAGCGGCGAGGGCTCCGACGAGGCGTTCCTCGGCTACTCGCTCTTCCGCGAGACCCTGCTGCGCCGGCGGTGGAACGAACTCCCCGATGACGAGCGCCGTACCCGACTGGCCGGCCTGCACCCGGAGTTGACGCACTTCGGCCCCGCCCACCAGGCCCACCTGCTCGGGCTTTACCAGCAGTTCTCGGTGGAACGCCTGCCGGGCCTGTTCTCCCACGAGATGCGCTACCAGAACGGCCTGTTCGCCGCGCGCCTGCTCACCGACGGCCGCGAACCGTTCGGCGACCTGCTTGCCCTCGTCGCCGGGACTCCCGGCTACGCGCAGATGCCCGCGGTGCACAAGGCCCAGTGGCTGGAGTACAAGACGCTGCTGGCCGGATTCCTGTTGTCCACGCAGGGAGAGCGCGCCGCGCTGGCGCACGGCGTCGAGAACCGTTGCCCGTTCCTCGACCCGGCCGTGGTGCGCGCCGCCGCGTCGGTGAATCTGCGCTACGACGACGGTCAGGTCGAGAAGGCCCTGCTGAAGAAGGCATTCCGCGCCGAGCTCCCGGAGTGGACCACGCGGCGCCCCAAGCAGCCCTACCGCGCACCGGGCAGCACCACTTTCAAGGAGAATCGCCCGGACTACCTGGAACTGCTGCTGTCCGACCACGAGTTGGCCGAGCTCGGCTTCGTGGACCAGCGGTTCGCCCGCCGCCTGGTCAACAAGGTCATGGCGTCGCCGGTGGAGGAGATCAGCACCAAGGAGGACCACGCCTTCCTCTACCTACTGACGACCGCCGTGCTCCACCGACAATTCGTGCGGGGCGACGGCAGTCGGCCCGGCCGCCCGTCGACCGCCGCGCTGAACCTGCGTGTGACCGTGGACAACCGTCGTGCCGTGCAGCAAGCGGAGGAGACCCGATGA